The Lycium ferocissimum isolate CSIRO_LF1 chromosome 10, AGI_CSIRO_Lferr_CH_V1, whole genome shotgun sequence genome window below encodes:
- the LOC132032467 gene encoding CBL-interacting serine/threonine-protein kinase 3-like isoform X1, whose amino-acid sequence MNRTKIKRRVGKYEVGRTIGEGTFAKVKFARNSETGDSVAIKILDKDKVLKHKMAEQIKREIATMKLIRHPHVVQLYEVMGSKTKIFIVLEFVTGGELFDKIVNHGRMHEEEARKYFQQLIHTVDYCHSRGVYHRDLKPENLLLDASGDLKVSDFGLSALSQQVRDDGLLHTTCGTPNYVAPEVLNDRGYDGATADLWSCGVILFVLLAGYLPFDDSNLMNLYNKVSIFLHHLIPFSLFVFICWLVSLYLSWYIQISAAEFTCPPWISFGAMKLITRILDPNPTTRITVAEILEDEWFKKDYKPPVFDEIEDANLDDVEAVFKDSEEYHVTERREEKPTSMNAFELISMSQGLNLGNLFDEQGFKRETRFTSKCPANEIISKIEEAAKPLGFDVSKKNYKMRLQNLKAGRKGNLNVATEVFQVAPSLHMVEVRKAKGDTLEFHKFYKNLSTCLDKVVWKTEQDMEEKK is encoded by the exons ATGAATCGGACAAAAATCAAGCGTAGAGTTGGTAAATATGAAGTTGGAAGGACAATCGGTGAGGGAACGTTCGCGAAAGTCAAGTTTGCAAGGAATTCGGAGACAGGAGATAGTGTGGCAATCAAGATTCTCGATAAAGATAAGGTgcttaagcacaaaatggctgaACAG ATAAAGCGGGAAATAGCTACAATGAAGTTAATCAGACATCCCCATGTTGTACAGTTATACGAG GTTATGGGAAGCAAGACAAAGATATTCATTGTTTTGGAGTTTGTTACAGGTGGAGAGTTATTTGATAAAATT GTAAATCATGGACGAATGCACGAAGAAGAGGCAAGGAAGTATTTTCAGCAGCTTATTCATACTGTTGATTATTGCCATAGTAGGGGAGTCTATCACAGAGATCTAAAG CCTGAGAATTTACTGTTGGATGCTTCTGGTGACCTCAAGGTTTCTGATTTTGGGTTGAGTGCTCTATCCCAGCAAGTCAGG GATGATGGCTTACTGCATACCACCTGCGGAACTCCAAACTATGTTGCACCTGAG GTACTCAATGACCGAGGATATGATGGGGCAACGGCAGACCTCTGGTCATGCGGAGTCATACTCTTTGTACTACTTGCAGGTTACTTGCCTTTTGATGACTCCAATCTTATGAACCTGTATAACAAAGTGAGCATTTTTCTTCACCATTTAATACCGTTCAGTCTTTTTGTGTTTATCTGTTGGCTAGTTTCACTATATCTATCTTGGTATATACAGATCTCTGCTGCTGAATTTACGTGCCCACCTTGGATATCTTTTGGCGCCATGAAGTTAATTACTCGCATCTTGGATCCAAATCCTACGACA CGTATTACCGTTGCCGAAATTTTAGAGGATGAGTGGTTTAAGAAAGATTATAAACCACCTGTGTTTGATGAGATAGAAGATGCAAACCTGGATGACGTTGAAGCTGTGTTCAAGGACTCCGAA GAATATCATGTAAcagagagaagagaagagaagccAACTTCCATGAACGCATTCGAGTTGATTTCTATGTCACAAGGACTTAACCTCGGCAATCTCTTCGATGAACAG GGATTCAAGAGAGAAACAAGGTTCACATCTAAATGCCCGGCCAATGAGATAATCAGTAAGATTGAAGAAGCTGCTAAGCCTCTTGGTTTCGATGTTTCCAAAAAGAACTACAAG ATGAGGCTCCAAAATTTGAAGGCGGGAAGAAAAGGGAACCTTAATGTTGCCACTGAG GTGTTTCAAGTTGCCCCGTCTCTTCATATGGTTGAGGTGCGAAAGGCAAAAGGAGACACTTTGGAATTCCACAAG TTCTACAAGAATCTTTCAACCTGCCTAGATAAGGTTGTATGGAAAACTGAACAGGACATGGAAGAGAAAAAATGA
- the LOC132032467 gene encoding CBL-interacting serine/threonine-protein kinase 3-like isoform X2: protein MNRTKIKRRVGKYEVGRTIGEGTFAKVKFARNSETGDSVAIKILDKDKVLKHKMAEQIKREIATMKLIRHPHVVQLYEVMGSKTKIFIVLEFVTGGELFDKIVNHGRMHEEEARKYFQQLIHTVDYCHSRGVYHRDLKPENLLLDASGDLKVSDFGLSALSQQVRDDGLLHTTCGTPNYVAPEVLNDRGYDGATADLWSCGVILFVLLAGYLPFDDSNLMNLYNKISAAEFTCPPWISFGAMKLITRILDPNPTTRITVAEILEDEWFKKDYKPPVFDEIEDANLDDVEAVFKDSEEYHVTERREEKPTSMNAFELISMSQGLNLGNLFDEQGFKRETRFTSKCPANEIISKIEEAAKPLGFDVSKKNYKMRLQNLKAGRKGNLNVATEVFQVAPSLHMVEVRKAKGDTLEFHKFYKNLSTCLDKVVWKTEQDMEEKK from the exons ATGAATCGGACAAAAATCAAGCGTAGAGTTGGTAAATATGAAGTTGGAAGGACAATCGGTGAGGGAACGTTCGCGAAAGTCAAGTTTGCAAGGAATTCGGAGACAGGAGATAGTGTGGCAATCAAGATTCTCGATAAAGATAAGGTgcttaagcacaaaatggctgaACAG ATAAAGCGGGAAATAGCTACAATGAAGTTAATCAGACATCCCCATGTTGTACAGTTATACGAG GTTATGGGAAGCAAGACAAAGATATTCATTGTTTTGGAGTTTGTTACAGGTGGAGAGTTATTTGATAAAATT GTAAATCATGGACGAATGCACGAAGAAGAGGCAAGGAAGTATTTTCAGCAGCTTATTCATACTGTTGATTATTGCCATAGTAGGGGAGTCTATCACAGAGATCTAAAG CCTGAGAATTTACTGTTGGATGCTTCTGGTGACCTCAAGGTTTCTGATTTTGGGTTGAGTGCTCTATCCCAGCAAGTCAGG GATGATGGCTTACTGCATACCACCTGCGGAACTCCAAACTATGTTGCACCTGAG GTACTCAATGACCGAGGATATGATGGGGCAACGGCAGACCTCTGGTCATGCGGAGTCATACTCTTTGTACTACTTGCAGGTTACTTGCCTTTTGATGACTCCAATCTTATGAACCTGTATAACAAA ATCTCTGCTGCTGAATTTACGTGCCCACCTTGGATATCTTTTGGCGCCATGAAGTTAATTACTCGCATCTTGGATCCAAATCCTACGACA CGTATTACCGTTGCCGAAATTTTAGAGGATGAGTGGTTTAAGAAAGATTATAAACCACCTGTGTTTGATGAGATAGAAGATGCAAACCTGGATGACGTTGAAGCTGTGTTCAAGGACTCCGAA GAATATCATGTAAcagagagaagagaagagaagccAACTTCCATGAACGCATTCGAGTTGATTTCTATGTCACAAGGACTTAACCTCGGCAATCTCTTCGATGAACAG GGATTCAAGAGAGAAACAAGGTTCACATCTAAATGCCCGGCCAATGAGATAATCAGTAAGATTGAAGAAGCTGCTAAGCCTCTTGGTTTCGATGTTTCCAAAAAGAACTACAAG ATGAGGCTCCAAAATTTGAAGGCGGGAAGAAAAGGGAACCTTAATGTTGCCACTGAG GTGTTTCAAGTTGCCCCGTCTCTTCATATGGTTGAGGTGCGAAAGGCAAAAGGAGACACTTTGGAATTCCACAAG TTCTACAAGAATCTTTCAACCTGCCTAGATAAGGTTGTATGGAAAACTGAACAGGACATGGAAGAGAAAAAATGA